One Paralichthys olivaceus isolate ysfri-2021 chromosome 8, ASM2471397v2, whole genome shotgun sequence genomic region harbors:
- the pcyt2 gene encoding ethanolamine-phosphate cytidylyltransferase, protein MIKNGHHHHAAGGDRRDGAGCGEPPGSVCSPEKRKRVVRLWCDGCYDMVHYGHSNQLRQAKAMGDYLIAGVHTDAEISKHKGPPVFTQEERYKMVRAIKWVDEIVEGAPYVTTLETLDKYNCDFCVHGDDITLTVDGKDTYDEVKRAGRYRECKRTQGVSTTDLVGRMLLMTKAHHSNIDNPDYQQHTDNFGKGPKGHSPWTGVSQFLQTSQKIIQFASGKEPKPDDTIIYVAGAFDLFHIGHVDFLEMVYKQAERPYVIVGLHFDQEVNRYKGKNYPIMNIHERTLSVLACRYVSEVVIGAPYAVGKDLLDHFKVDLVCHGRTDVFPDKDGSDPYAEPKKRGVFRTIDSANNLTTDDIVQRIIENRLQFEARNQKKEAKEMAVIEAMKKREQQEQSDAAAQTAH, encoded by the exons ATGATCAAGAACGGTCACCACCACCACGCTGCAGGCGGCGACCGGCGGGACGGAGCCGGGTGCGGTGAGCCGCCTGGCTCGGTGTGTAGCCCGGAGAAAAGAAAGCGCGTCGTCCGTTTGTGGTGTGACGGCTG TTATGACATGGTGCACTACGGTCATTCCAACCAGCTACGTCAGGCCAAAGCCATGGGAGACTACCTCATAGCTGGAGTACATACAGATG CGGAGATTTCCAAGCACAAGGGTCCTCCGGTCTTCACTCAGGAAGAGCGCTACAAGATGGTGCGGGCCATCAAGTGGGTGGATGAGATAGTGGAAGGAGCACCTTACGTCACCACCCTGGAGACTCTGGACAAGTACAACTGTGACTTCTGCGTGCACGGAG ATGACATCACACTGACCGTAGACGGCAAAGACACATATGATGAGGTGAAGCGTGCAGGCCGTTATCGAGAGTGTAAACGCACTCAGGGTGTCTCCACCACTGACCTGGTGGGACGAATGCTCCTCATGACCAAAGCCCATCACAGCAACATA GATAACCCAGATTACCAGCAGCATACAGACAATTTTGGAAAG gGTCCAAAAGGCCACAGTCCATGGACAGGAGTGTCCCAGTTCCTCCAGACATCCCAGAAGATCATCCAGTTTGCCTCAGGAAAAGAGCCAAAGCCAGATGACACCATTATCTATGTGGCTGGAGCGTTTGACCTCTTCC ACATTGGCCATGTTGACTTCCTAGAGATGGTGTATAAGCAGGCAGAGAGGCCGTATGTCATCGTCGGTCTGCACTTTGACCAG gaAGTGAATCGGTACAAGGGGAAGAACTATCCAATCATGAACATCCACGAGAGAACACTGAGTGTCTTGGCCTGTCGG TATGTGTCAGAGGTGGTGATTGGTGCACCCTACGCAGTGGGCAAAGACCTTCTAGATCACTTTAAG GTGGATCTGGTGTGTCATGGCAGGACAGATGTGTTTCCTGACAAGGATGGTTCAGACCCGTACGCT GAGCCTAAGAAGAGGGGGGTATTCAGGACCATCGATAGTGCCAATAATCTCACCACTGATGACATCGTCCAGAGGATCATTGAAAACAG
- the sirt7 gene encoding NAD-dependent protein deacetylase sirtuin-7: MASSQLRCNVMAEEADTGVSSRAERKALEKAKILQRESERKVFRLVGRVLKKPEAERSEEEAAVLLLHKDTVEELSRRQVRRSVLKRKQEEVYDDAKELINKVRQLAVAVKQAHHLVVYTGAGISTAASIPDYRGPNGVWTQLQKGRTVSSSDLSKAEPTLTHMCIRMLHKEKMVKHVVSQNCDGLHMRSGLPRNALSELHGNMFIEVCTGCSPVREYVRLFDVTERTSLHRHGSGRRCSHCCGELRDTIVHFGERGTLEQPLNWKGAAEAAKMADVILCLGSSLKVLKKYACLWSMNRPASKRPKLYIVNLQWTPKDDLATLKINGKCDDVMSLLMGELDFQMPVYDRADDPIFTLATPLRPEEVDSHTREVIAPPDGQQEFSADAGGQAEEGTAVQGGWFGRGYNKGRKKKKKAA; this comes from the exons ATGGCTTCTTCTCAGCTGAGGTGCAATGTGATGGCAGAGGAGGCGGACACCGGTGTCTCCTCACGGGCTGAGAGAAAAGCTTTGGAAAAGGCCAAAATACTGCAGCGGGAGAGCGAGAGGAAGGTCTTCAGACTG GTGGGCAGAGTCCTGAAGAAACCTGAGGCTGAGCGCTCAGAGGAGGAGGCCGCTGTGCTGCTcctgcacaaagacacagtggaggagctgagcaggAGACAGGTCCGCAGGAGTGTGCTCaagaggaagcaggaggag GTGTATGATGACGCCAAGGAGCTGATAAATAAAGTCAGACAGCTGGCTGTGGCAGTAAAACAAGCACACCACCTGGTGGTCTACACTGGAGCTGGGATCAGCACG GCAGCTTCTATCCCAGACTACAGGGGTCCTAATGGAGTGTGGACACAGCTACAGAAGGGACGGACAGTCAG TTCCTCTGACCTCAGTAAAGCAGAGCCAACCCTCACTCACATGTGCATTAGGATGCTTCATAAGGAGAAGATG gtTAAGCATGTTGTGTCTCAGAACTGTGATGGACTTCACATGCGAAGCGGCCTACCCAGAAATGCTCTGTCTGAGCTCCATGGAAACATGTTTATTgag GTCTGCACAGGCTGTTCCCCCGTTAGGGAGTATGTTCGTTTATTTGACGTGACGGAGCGGACATCGCTGCACCGGCACGGGTCAGGCCGCAGGTGCAGCCACTGTTGCGGTGAACTCAGGGACACCATAGTGCACTTTGGCGAACGTGGGACCCTCGAGCAACCGCTCAACTGGAagggagctgcagaggctgccAAGATGGCAGACGTTATTCTCTGCTTGGGCTCCAGTCTGAAG GTGCTGAAGAAATACGCTTGTCTCTGGAGCATGAACAGACCAGCAAGCAAAAGGCCCAAACTTTACATTGTCAACCTCCAG TGGACACCGAAAGATGATCTGGCTACGCTGAAAATTAATGGCAAGTGTGATGACGTCATGAGCCTCCTCATGGGAGAGCTGGACTTTCAGATGCCTGTGTATGACAG GGCAGATGACCCCATCTTCACTCTAGCCACACCTCTGCGGCCAGAGGAAGTGGACAGCCATACCCGTGAGGTCATAGCTCCCCCTGATGGGCAGCAGGAGTTTTCAGCCGACGCTGGAGGACAAGCAGAAGAAGGCACAGCTGTGCAGGGCGGCTGGTTCGGCCGAGGTTATAAtaaaggaaggaagaagaagaaaaaagctgCATAA
- the cp110 gene encoding centriolar coiled-coil protein of 110 kDa isoform X2 — protein MLMNLMEDYDKFVQRLSHLRRSEEEYSKPSPAPSLIRVYGRPILPPLLSEKQRVVMQRHRDTAQKATGQRKLKEDPRMSYVQNLLNHLQLRTIPTLEELLRESEIDIKSSNSQNTSGGSVSQSNFFNETTKDSPLLSPPLVKKGEDGLSPPPLASTISSAFLISNVTPQESYNEGCLADQHDSQQGPQPSSPNGAIQESVSSGYATYVENSVFVSGIIDRGSGSCGFGSSEGTYSMDDFFLRSTSNTITKMPKIIIHPPIDGEELEISGLDLSLCNNSIAEQDICCSSFQEDSATCDNLTAEEFESSHLESTENGDNVQSTGRHDLDRDHTLDRSEDPVYFLENSVFSDNPELSDALSTPCNLSTQLHTKHEPTEKEQADTNVAEATPSENPHHMSLQALLKRSQEYREQQRMLRNQSKNTKVQKRNQEPKTRPEEQSLSDKENDGSPCKVTVTPEEKKTRMIESEFTGKITDVKSESKHSTGVTIRNGEPVDGAETTKGEVVFNSFLQEDQSVEHETNLGHQNSHTTVPSTVNVMVPGALSSDHMDWLESNLSSKNLPVSNLENHSQTKSCTESELKSVKHSEQSTNEQHVQLCQNDHDSFPDMLGGADFALHGRSRRPPPPVKCILSAAQQMLIPDVFRNLPSEIVVQCNASVLSDTSNHPVDRRNEMAMEGHDTSLSRSLNKSYDVETPSGLWLLNKSGSDSGSKSCPVQGKHLTPESRDVGQGGVSKVKRRLLMHTAEETKGRSPDTNGRGVVSVVRPSSSIPTAAVLRNKGHGSQKNQEQLKEVHASQIRALRDNHKRQQEQLLQALAARYHLLQRVSSPWSVSTSRLRDTMTFSTLYQPSSSLPERYRHLLSAAVKGFLTRRLMRTERVAELVRTIRDTQQFLLSLQLQGTNGGEMFGREDLLLQNRVTLQLSAARFEVNNIFFSLSARERMQLISWDRHLTREREFRQQSGGAVQPRQKGCLSTVTQKALERKRGVITTQKKATETYRKVVNVKKTGHRNGHKTGFSAEKPQEAKRGHFRANPLRVPKNSYSTRPR, from the exons ATGCTGATGAACCTCATGGAGGACTACGACAAGTTCGTGCAGCGTCTCTCCCATCTGAGGAGAAGTGAGGAGGAATACAGcaaaccttcacctgcaccatcTCTCATCCGTGTCTATGGACGAcccatcctccctcctctg CTCTCAGAAAAGCAGAGAGTGGTgatgcagagacacagagatacAGCACAGAAAGCTACTGGCCAAAGGAAGCTGAAGGAGGATCCAAGAATGTCCTATGTGCAAAATCTTCTAAACCATCTTCAG CTGAGGACAATACCAACACTGGAGGAGTTGCTTCGGGAGTCAGAGATTGACATTAAATCTTCAAATTCCCAGAACACCAGTGGTGGATCAGTGTCACAGAGCAATTTTTTCAATGAAACAACAAAGGATAGTCCGTTGCTCTCGCCACCCCTTGTAAAGAAAGGAGAGGATGGGCTTTCTCCTCCTCCGTTGGCATCAACAATATCTAGTGCCTTTCTCATTTCCAACGTGACACCTCAGGAAAGTTACAATGAAGGTTGCCTTGCTGACCAACATGACAGCCAACAGGGACCACAGCCAAGTTCTCCTAATGGTGCGATTCAAGAGTCAGTATCCTCAGGTTACGCGACCTATGTGGAaaactctgtctttgtgtctggaATAATTGATAGAGGGAGCGGAAGCTGTGGCTTTGGCTCCTCAGAGGGAACCTATAGTATGGATGACTTTTTCCTTCGAAGCACCTCGAACACAATCACCAAAATGCCAAAAATTATTATCCACCCTCCCATAGATGGAGAGGAACTGGAGATCAGTGGACTGGATTTATCCCTTTGTAATAACTCCATAGCAGAACAAGACATTTGTTGCAGCTCATTCCAGGAGGATTCAGCCACATGTGACAATTTAACAGCAGAAGAATTTGAGAGCAGTCACCTGGAGAGCACAGAGAATGGAGATAACGTTCAGTCAACTGGAAGGCATGACCTTGACAGAGATCACACTTTGGACCGAAGTGAGGACCcagtttattttttagaaaacagtgttttttcaGATAATCCAGAATTATCTGACGCATTAAGCACTCCTTGCAACCTATCAACACAACTACATACCAAGCATGAACCAACAGAAAAAGAACAAGCAGACACTAACGTAGCTGAAGCAACACCATCTGAGAACCCTCATCATATGAGCCTCCAGGCCTTGCTGAAGAGATCTCAAGAGTATCGTGAGCAACAGCGGATGCTTAGGAACCAATCCAAAAACACTAAAGTTCAGAAGAGGAATCAAGAGCCTAAAACAAGGCCAGAGGAGCAGAGCCTCTCTGATAAGGAGAATGATGGGTCCCCCTGTAAGGTGACTGTGActccagaggagaagaagactaGAATGATTGAGAGTGAGTTCACTGGGAAAATAACGGATGTCAAATCTGAAAGCAAACATTCGACAGGAGTTACTATCAGAAATGGAGAGCCCGTTGACGGGGCAGAGACCACAAAGGGGGAAGTTGTGTTCAATTCTTTCTTGCAAGAAGACCAGAGTGTTGAACATGAAACAAACCTGGGACATCAAAACAGCCACACAACAGTTCCCTCAACTGTGAATGTGATGGTTCCAGGTGCTCTAAGCTCAGATCACATGGACTGGCTTGAGTCAAACCTTTCCAGTAAGAATTTACCTGTCTCAAATTTGGAGAACCACAGCCAGACTAAGAGCTGCACGGAAAGTGAGCTCAAAAGTGTCAAGCATTCTGAGCAAAGTACAAATGAGCAACATGTGCAGCTATGTCAAAATGATCATGACTCTTTTCCAGACATGCTGGGAGGTGCTGATTTTGCATTGCATGGCCGCAGTAGAAGGCCCCCGCCACCAGTTAAATGTATCCTGTCTGCTGCACAACAGATGCTTATTCCTGATGTCTTCAGAAACCTTCCATCAGAAATCGTGGTTCAATGTAATGCGTCAGTGCTTTCGGATACCAGTAACCATCCAGTGGACAGGAGGAATGAGATGGCAATGGAAGGTCATGACACTTCTCTGTCACGTTCTCTCAACAAGTCATATGATGTGGAAACGCCATCTGGCCTGTGGCTCCTCAACAAGTCAGGATCTGACTCCGGCTCAAAAAGTTGTCCCGTTCAAGGGAAACACCTGACCCCAGAGAGCAGGGATGTAGGTCAGGGCGGGGTATCCAAGGTCAAACGCAGACTGCTCATGCACACAGCAGAAGAGACCAAGGGAAGGAGTCCTGATACCAACGGAAGAGGTGTAGTCAGTGTGGTCAGACCTAGCTCCAGTATTCCCACAg CTGCTGTGCTGCGAAACAAAGGCCATGGAAGTCAGAAGAATCAAGAGCAGTTGAAAGAGGTCCATGCTTCTCAGATCAGAGCCCTGCGAGATAACCACAAAAGACAACAGGAACAACTACTACAG GCGTTAGCAGCGCGTTACCATCTCCTCCAGAGGGTGTCCTCTCCCTGGTCCGTGTCAACCTCACGTCTCAGGGACACGATGACCTTTTCTACTCTCTATCAG CCTTCCAGCTCACTGCCAGAGCGCTACCGCCATCTGCTGTCAGCGGCTGTAAAAGGTTTTCTGACACGCAGGCTGATGAGGACGGAGAGAGTGGCAGAGCTGGTGCGCACCATCAGG gacACGCAGCAGTTCCTGCTTTCCCTCCAGCTGCAGGGAACCAATGGAGGAGAGATGTTTGGCAGAGAGGACCTCTTACTGCAGAATAGAGTTACTCTGCAG CTGAGCGCTGCACGTTTTGAGGTCAACAACATATTCTTCAGCCTGTCAGCCAGAGAGAGGATGCAGCTCATCAGCTGGGACAGACACctgaccagagagagagagtttagaCAACAG AGTGGAGGCGCTGTCCAACCTAGACAAAAGGGTTGTCTGTCAACTGTTACACAAAAAGcactggagaggaagagaggagtgaTCAC CACCCAGAAGAAGGCAACGGAAACGTACAGGAAAGTTGTGAACGTGAAGAAGACTGGACACAGGAATGGACACAAGACTGGATTCTCTGCTGAGAAGCCACAGGAAGCCAAACGAGGACATTTCAGAGCAAATCCTCTGAGGGTCCCCAAGAACTCTTACTCCACTAGACCCCGATGA
- the cp110 gene encoding centriolar coiled-coil protein of 110 kDa isoform X1, whose translation MLMNLMEDYDKFVQRLSHLRRSEEEYSKPSPAPSLIRVYGRPILPPLLSEKQRVVMQRHRDTAQKATGQRKLKEDPRMSYVQNLLNHLQLRTIPTLEELLRESEIDIKSSNSQNTSGGSVSQSNFFNETTKDSPLLSPPLVKKGEDGLSPPPLASTISSAFLISNVTPQESYNEGCLADQHDSQQGPQPSSPNGAIQESVSSGYATYVENSVFVSGIIDRGSGSCGFGSSEGTYSMDDFFLRSTSNTITKMPKIIIHPPIDGEELEISGLDLSLCNNSIAEQDICCSSFQEDSATCDNLTAEEFESSHLESTENGDNVQSTGRHDLDRDHTLDRSEDPVYFLENSVFSDNPELSDALSTPCNLSTQLHTKHEPTEKEQADTNVAEATPSENPHHMSLQALLKRSQEYREQQRMLRNQSKNTKVQKRNQEPKTRPEEQSLSDKENDGSPCKVTVTPEEKKTRMIESEFTGKITDVKSESKHSTGVTIRNGEPVDGAETTKGEVVFNSFLQEDQSVEHETNLGHQNSHTTVPSTVNVMVPGALSSDHMDWLESNLSSKNLPVSNLENHSQTKSCTESELKSVKHSEQSTNEQHVQLCQNDHDSFPDMLGGADFALHGRSRRPPPPVKCILSAAQQMLIPDVFRNLPSEIVVQCNASVLSDTSNHPVDRRNEMAMEGHDTSLSRSLNKSYDVETPSGLWLLNKSGSDSGSKSCPVQGKHLTPESRDVGQGGVSKVKRRLLMHTAEETKGRSPDTNGRGVVSVVRPSSSIPTAAVLRNKGHGSQKNQEQLKEVHASQIRALRDNHKRQQEQLLQKALAARYHLLQRVSSPWSVSTSRLRDTMTFSTLYQPSSSLPERYRHLLSAAVKGFLTRRLMRTERVAELVRTIRDTQQFLLSLQLQGTNGGEMFGREDLLLQNRVTLQLSAARFEVNNIFFSLSARERMQLISWDRHLTREREFRQQSGGAVQPRQKGCLSTVTQKALERKRGVITTQKKATETYRKVVNVKKTGHRNGHKTGFSAEKPQEAKRGHFRANPLRVPKNSYSTRPR comes from the exons ATGCTGATGAACCTCATGGAGGACTACGACAAGTTCGTGCAGCGTCTCTCCCATCTGAGGAGAAGTGAGGAGGAATACAGcaaaccttcacctgcaccatcTCTCATCCGTGTCTATGGACGAcccatcctccctcctctg CTCTCAGAAAAGCAGAGAGTGGTgatgcagagacacagagatacAGCACAGAAAGCTACTGGCCAAAGGAAGCTGAAGGAGGATCCAAGAATGTCCTATGTGCAAAATCTTCTAAACCATCTTCAG CTGAGGACAATACCAACACTGGAGGAGTTGCTTCGGGAGTCAGAGATTGACATTAAATCTTCAAATTCCCAGAACACCAGTGGTGGATCAGTGTCACAGAGCAATTTTTTCAATGAAACAACAAAGGATAGTCCGTTGCTCTCGCCACCCCTTGTAAAGAAAGGAGAGGATGGGCTTTCTCCTCCTCCGTTGGCATCAACAATATCTAGTGCCTTTCTCATTTCCAACGTGACACCTCAGGAAAGTTACAATGAAGGTTGCCTTGCTGACCAACATGACAGCCAACAGGGACCACAGCCAAGTTCTCCTAATGGTGCGATTCAAGAGTCAGTATCCTCAGGTTACGCGACCTATGTGGAaaactctgtctttgtgtctggaATAATTGATAGAGGGAGCGGAAGCTGTGGCTTTGGCTCCTCAGAGGGAACCTATAGTATGGATGACTTTTTCCTTCGAAGCACCTCGAACACAATCACCAAAATGCCAAAAATTATTATCCACCCTCCCATAGATGGAGAGGAACTGGAGATCAGTGGACTGGATTTATCCCTTTGTAATAACTCCATAGCAGAACAAGACATTTGTTGCAGCTCATTCCAGGAGGATTCAGCCACATGTGACAATTTAACAGCAGAAGAATTTGAGAGCAGTCACCTGGAGAGCACAGAGAATGGAGATAACGTTCAGTCAACTGGAAGGCATGACCTTGACAGAGATCACACTTTGGACCGAAGTGAGGACCcagtttattttttagaaaacagtgttttttcaGATAATCCAGAATTATCTGACGCATTAAGCACTCCTTGCAACCTATCAACACAACTACATACCAAGCATGAACCAACAGAAAAAGAACAAGCAGACACTAACGTAGCTGAAGCAACACCATCTGAGAACCCTCATCATATGAGCCTCCAGGCCTTGCTGAAGAGATCTCAAGAGTATCGTGAGCAACAGCGGATGCTTAGGAACCAATCCAAAAACACTAAAGTTCAGAAGAGGAATCAAGAGCCTAAAACAAGGCCAGAGGAGCAGAGCCTCTCTGATAAGGAGAATGATGGGTCCCCCTGTAAGGTGACTGTGActccagaggagaagaagactaGAATGATTGAGAGTGAGTTCACTGGGAAAATAACGGATGTCAAATCTGAAAGCAAACATTCGACAGGAGTTACTATCAGAAATGGAGAGCCCGTTGACGGGGCAGAGACCACAAAGGGGGAAGTTGTGTTCAATTCTTTCTTGCAAGAAGACCAGAGTGTTGAACATGAAACAAACCTGGGACATCAAAACAGCCACACAACAGTTCCCTCAACTGTGAATGTGATGGTTCCAGGTGCTCTAAGCTCAGATCACATGGACTGGCTTGAGTCAAACCTTTCCAGTAAGAATTTACCTGTCTCAAATTTGGAGAACCACAGCCAGACTAAGAGCTGCACGGAAAGTGAGCTCAAAAGTGTCAAGCATTCTGAGCAAAGTACAAATGAGCAACATGTGCAGCTATGTCAAAATGATCATGACTCTTTTCCAGACATGCTGGGAGGTGCTGATTTTGCATTGCATGGCCGCAGTAGAAGGCCCCCGCCACCAGTTAAATGTATCCTGTCTGCTGCACAACAGATGCTTATTCCTGATGTCTTCAGAAACCTTCCATCAGAAATCGTGGTTCAATGTAATGCGTCAGTGCTTTCGGATACCAGTAACCATCCAGTGGACAGGAGGAATGAGATGGCAATGGAAGGTCATGACACTTCTCTGTCACGTTCTCTCAACAAGTCATATGATGTGGAAACGCCATCTGGCCTGTGGCTCCTCAACAAGTCAGGATCTGACTCCGGCTCAAAAAGTTGTCCCGTTCAAGGGAAACACCTGACCCCAGAGAGCAGGGATGTAGGTCAGGGCGGGGTATCCAAGGTCAAACGCAGACTGCTCATGCACACAGCAGAAGAGACCAAGGGAAGGAGTCCTGATACCAACGGAAGAGGTGTAGTCAGTGTGGTCAGACCTAGCTCCAGTATTCCCACAg CTGCTGTGCTGCGAAACAAAGGCCATGGAAGTCAGAAGAATCAAGAGCAGTTGAAAGAGGTCCATGCTTCTCAGATCAGAGCCCTGCGAGATAACCACAAAAGACAACAGGAACAACTACTACAG aagGCGTTAGCAGCGCGTTACCATCTCCTCCAGAGGGTGTCCTCTCCCTGGTCCGTGTCAACCTCACGTCTCAGGGACACGATGACCTTTTCTACTCTCTATCAG CCTTCCAGCTCACTGCCAGAGCGCTACCGCCATCTGCTGTCAGCGGCTGTAAAAGGTTTTCTGACACGCAGGCTGATGAGGACGGAGAGAGTGGCAGAGCTGGTGCGCACCATCAGG gacACGCAGCAGTTCCTGCTTTCCCTCCAGCTGCAGGGAACCAATGGAGGAGAGATGTTTGGCAGAGAGGACCTCTTACTGCAGAATAGAGTTACTCTGCAG CTGAGCGCTGCACGTTTTGAGGTCAACAACATATTCTTCAGCCTGTCAGCCAGAGAGAGGATGCAGCTCATCAGCTGGGACAGACACctgaccagagagagagagtttagaCAACAG AGTGGAGGCGCTGTCCAACCTAGACAAAAGGGTTGTCTGTCAACTGTTACACAAAAAGcactggagaggaagagaggagtgaTCAC CACCCAGAAGAAGGCAACGGAAACGTACAGGAAAGTTGTGAACGTGAAGAAGACTGGACACAGGAATGGACACAAGACTGGATTCTCTGCTGAGAAGCCACAGGAAGCCAAACGAGGACATTTCAGAGCAAATCCTCTGAGGGTCCCCAAGAACTCTTACTCCACTAGACCCCGATGA